From one Fervidobacterium thailandense genomic stretch:
- a CDS encoding class II aldolase/adducin family protein, which produces MSEFKFNHEVATLIIEYGLKISAEGFTKGTWGNISVRDGEYVYITPSGIPYDVLEVDDVCVLSMNGDTVYARKKPSSEYMMHLEIYKARPDVHAIVHTHPVFSTVVSICLKSIPPVVEDAVMILGEELQVSDYALPGTIELACEAVKALGKNNCVFLKNHGLVTVGETIHEAFVASQLAEKTAQIYIEALKIGNVSVIPYEHARVLREKYLSSYRQK; this is translated from the coding sequence ATGAGTGAGTTCAAGTTTAACCACGAAGTAGCCACCTTAATCATCGAGTACGGGTTGAAGATATCCGCGGAGGGATTCACTAAGGGGACGTGGGGAAACATCAGTGTTCGAGACGGGGAATACGTCTACATTACTCCATCAGGCATCCCTTACGACGTTTTGGAAGTAGATGACGTTTGTGTCCTCAGTATGAACGGTGATACAGTTTACGCAAGGAAGAAACCTTCGAGTGAGTACATGATGCACCTTGAAATTTACAAAGCACGTCCTGATGTACACGCGATCGTGCACACTCATCCAGTCTTCTCCACGGTCGTTTCGATATGTTTAAAGAGCATTCCTCCGGTTGTCGAGGATGCCGTGATGATTCTGGGAGAGGAACTCCAGGTAAGCGATTACGCGCTCCCGGGTACGATTGAGCTAGCCTGCGAGGCCGTTAAAGCCCTTGGCAAGAACAACTGCGTGTTTTTGAAGAATCACGGTTTGGTGACTGTAGGAGAAACTATCCACGAGGCCTTCGTAGCTTCGCAGCTAGCGGAGAAGACTGCTCAGATATACATCGAAGCTCTCAAAATAGGCAACGTTTCCGTGATACCATACGAACACGCGAGGGTTTTGCGAGAGAAGTACTTATCAAGTTATCGCCAAAAATGA